From Ursus arctos isolate Adak ecotype North America unplaced genomic scaffold, UrsArc2.0 scaffold_11, whole genome shotgun sequence, the proteins below share one genomic window:
- the NUDT6 gene encoding nucleoside diphosphate-linked moiety X motif 6 isoform X2 → MWKFPGGLSEPGEDIGDTAVREVLEETGIKSEFRSLLSIRQQHTNPGAFGKSDMYIICRLKPHSFTINFCQHECLRCEWMDLNDLVKTENTTPITSRVARLLLYGYREGFDKIDFTMEELPAVYTGLFYKLYHKELPDSYRTMTGTD, encoded by the exons ATGTGGAAGTTTCCAGGAGGCCTGTCAGAGCCTGGAGAAGATATCG GAGACACAGCAGTTCGAGAAGTTTTGGAAGAAACTGGTATAAAATCAGAATTCAGGTCCCTCCTGAGCATTCGGCAACAACATACCAATCCCGGAGCTTTTGGGAAATCAGATATGTATATCATCTGTCGCTTAAAGCCACATTCATTCACCATAAATTTTTGCCAGCATGAATGCTTAAGGTGTGAGTGGATGGATCTCAATGACCTGGTTAAGACTGAAAATACAACTCCCATCACCAGCAGAGTTGCTAGGCTGTTGCTCTATGGGTACAGAGAAGGGTTTGACAAGATTGATTTCACCATGGAAGAACTTCCAGCAGTTTACACAGGCTTGTTCTATAAACTCTATCACAAGGAACTGCCAGACAGTTACAGAACTATGACAGGAACGGATTAA